From Bacteroidales bacterium, one genomic window encodes:
- a CDS encoding desulfoferrodoxin encodes MDVKFFRCRHCGNIIAYVHSSGVKVVCCGEPMQELVPNTTDAAQEKHVPVVEVSGNNVTVTVGSVEHPMTPEHYIQWICLQTKQGNQRKELKPGEKPCACFTLCEGDEVVAAFEYCNLHGLWKK; translated from the coding sequence ATGGATGTAAAATTTTTTAGATGCAGACATTGCGGCAATATAATTGCCTATGTACACAGCAGCGGAGTTAAAGTTGTTTGCTGCGGAGAACCAATGCAGGAACTTGTCCCTAATACTACGGATGCAGCTCAGGAAAAGCATGTTCCTGTTGTTGAGGTTTCCGGAAATAATGTTACTGTTACAGTTGGAAGCGTTGAGCATCCAATGACTCCGGAGCATTACATTCAGTGGATTTGCCTTCAGACAAAGCAGGGCAACCAGCGCAAAGAGTTAAAGCCGGGTGAGAAACCTTGTGCTTGCTTTACGTTATGTGAAGGTGATGAGGTTGTTGCAGCATTTGAGTATTGCAATCTGCACGGCCTTTGGAAGAAGTAA
- a CDS encoding ADP-ribosylglycohydrolase family protein, with amino-acid sequence MLGAIIGDIAGSKYEFNNRRSKEFTLLADDCYFTDDTVCTIATIDWLLKGAKLTGNDTYTNILQRWCLKYPEPKRSYGGSFHNWFNSPNPQPYNSFGNGAAMRVSPVGVYFNNVKNILDYAEATAVVSHNHPEGIKGAQAVALAVYLAKSGNGMKEIKSKIRAAFKYNLNMTCTKLQETNMFDETCQGTVPQAIVAFLESTGFEDAIRNAISIGGDSDTIAAITGGIAEAKYGIPEELKNRALTFLPEDMKIVVELFYK; translated from the coding sequence ATGTTAGGTGCAATCATCGGAGACATAGCGGGTTCCAAGTATGAGTTCAACAATCGCCGCAGCAAGGAGTTCACGCTCCTTGCCGATGATTGTTATTTTACAGATGATACTGTTTGTACAATTGCAACCATTGATTGGCTGCTCAAAGGAGCAAAGCTCACGGGCAATGATACCTACACCAACATTCTGCAGAGATGGTGCCTTAAATACCCGGAGCCAAAGCGCTCTTACGGAGGCAGTTTTCATAATTGGTTCAACTCCCCTAACCCACAGCCTTACAATAGTTTTGGCAATGGCGCCGCAATGCGCGTGTCACCAGTTGGCGTCTATTTTAACAATGTCAAAAACATTCTGGATTATGCGGAAGCAACGGCTGTTGTAAGCCACAACCATCCGGAGGGAATCAAAGGAGCTCAGGCAGTTGCGCTTGCAGTTTATCTTGCAAAAAGCGGGAATGGCATGAAAGAGATCAAAAGCAAAATCAGGGCGGCATTCAAATACAATCTTAATATGACCTGTACTAAACTACAGGAAACCAATATGTTTGATGAAACATGCCAAGGCACTGTGCCACAGGCTATAGTAGCATTTTTGGAGAGTACCGGTTTTGAGGATGCTATCCGCAATGCCATCTCCATTGGCGGAGACTCAGACACCATAGCTGCCATCACCGGCGGCATTGCAGAGGCTAAATACGGTATTCCTGAAGAGCTGAAAAACAGAGCATTAACCTTTCTTCCGGAGGATATGAAAATTGTGGTAGAGCTCTTTTACAAGTGA
- a CDS encoding DUF2075 domain-containing protein — protein MKQILPLYTGQILFEYSIPRLNRRIDIVLIINGIIFVLEFKAGNDTYTNAGLDQVWDYALDLKNFQKGSHNATILPILIATQAPDLGYFTFEKYQDKIANDGVYKPIECNSNNLGEVIGGAITAQLGTATLDSVEWGNSAYSPTPTIIEAASYMFQNQTVENITSTAASAKNIEDTCKSIFDIIEDAKANHKKAICFVTGVPGAGKTLVGLRVAVEQQDKDKSIPAVYLSGNGPLVAVLREALIRDSIKRAKDKGERLTRVNAGVTVKEFIQNVHNFRDDCIQKQGPPPEHIAIFDEAQRAWTKDYASSWMARKKNVSDFNYSESNFLISCLDRNSDWAVVICLVGGGQEINSGEAGISEWFNALNEEKLSNWDIYVSPNLHDSEYAADEALKTIVNPSRIHYNSALHLSVSMRSFRAEKLALFVKELLDLRRDVAASTYSELTKYPIVLTRSVEAGKKWIKEHARGNERYGVMVSSQAYRLRPFAITVQLQTDPVHWFLDDKDDIRSSYFMEDVATEFDVQGLELDWGCIVWDGDMRYTANGWDHNDFKGSKWQHINKEERQLYQKNAYRVLLTRARQGMCIVVPEGNNEDATRKCEFYDTTYNYLKSIGIKEI, from the coding sequence ATGAAACAAATCCTGCCACTATACACCGGTCAAATCCTCTTTGAATACTCCATACCAAGACTAAACCGTCGCATAGACATAGTCCTTATAATCAATGGAATAATATTCGTCCTAGAATTCAAAGCCGGCAATGACACATACACAAACGCAGGATTAGACCAAGTATGGGACTACGCATTAGACTTAAAGAACTTCCAAAAAGGAAGCCACAATGCCACAATACTTCCTATCCTAATAGCCACACAAGCTCCTGATTTAGGATACTTTACATTTGAAAAATACCAAGACAAAATAGCCAACGATGGGGTATACAAACCAATTGAGTGCAACAGTAATAATCTTGGAGAAGTCATAGGAGGAGCAATTACTGCACAATTAGGGACAGCGACTTTAGATTCTGTAGAGTGGGGGAACAGTGCTTATTCACCAACCCCAACAATCATAGAGGCAGCTTCATACATGTTTCAAAACCAAACAGTTGAAAATATTACAAGTACTGCTGCTTCAGCAAAAAACATTGAAGATACCTGTAAGAGTATATTTGATATAATAGAGGACGCTAAGGCAAACCATAAGAAAGCAATCTGTTTTGTAACCGGTGTTCCGGGAGCTGGAAAGACGTTAGTAGGGTTAAGGGTAGCGGTGGAGCAACAGGATAAAGACAAAAGCATTCCAGCTGTATATCTGTCTGGGAATGGGCCGCTTGTAGCAGTATTGCGTGAGGCTTTAATACGTGATAGTATCAAACGTGCAAAAGATAAAGGAGAACGTTTAACCAGAGTCAATGCAGGTGTGACTGTAAAGGAGTTCATTCAAAACGTACATAACTTTAGAGACGATTGTATTCAAAAGCAAGGTCCACCACCAGAGCACATTGCGATCTTTGATGAAGCTCAACGCGCATGGACAAAAGATTATGCGTCATCATGGATGGCAAGGAAAAAGAATGTGTCTGACTTCAACTATTCTGAATCTAACTTCTTAATTTCCTGTCTAGACCGTAATTCTGATTGGGCAGTAGTAATTTGTCTTGTAGGAGGTGGACAGGAAATAAACAGTGGAGAAGCCGGTATAAGTGAGTGGTTTAATGCATTAAATGAAGAGAAACTTTCTAATTGGGATATTTATGTTTCTCCGAATTTACACGATAGTGAGTATGCTGCTGATGAGGCATTAAAAACCATTGTAAATCCTTCCAGAATCCATTATAATTCTGCTCTACATTTATCAGTTTCTATGCGTTCTTTTAGGGCAGAAAAGCTTGCCTTATTTGTAAAGGAATTGTTGGATCTGCGCCGTGACGTTGCGGCCTCAACTTATTCAGAATTAACTAAATATCCGATAGTATTAACACGTTCTGTAGAAGCTGGTAAGAAATGGATTAAGGAACATGCTAGGGGAAACGAGAGGTATGGCGTCATGGTTTCTTCTCAGGCATATAGGCTGAGGCCATTTGCAATTACAGTTCAGTTGCAAACTGATCCGGTTCATTGGTTTTTGGATGATAAAGATGATATACGTTCTTCATATTTCATGGAAGATGTAGCAACCGAATTTGATGTTCAAGGATTGGAACTAGATTGGGGTTGCATTGTTTGGGATGGGGATATGAGATATACTGCAAATGGTTGGGACCACAATGATTTTAAAGGCTCTAAGTGGCAGCATATCAATAAGGAAGAGAGGCAGTTATATCAAAAAAATGCCTATAGAGTTTTGTTAACTCGTGCTCGCCAAGGTATGTGCATTGTTGTTCCAGAAGGTAACAATGAAGATGCTACCCGTAAATGTGAGTTTTACGATACTACTTACAACTACTTGAAATCCATCGGGATTAAAGAGATCTAA
- a CDS encoding Fic family protein codes for MPKRKHINFDSYIHGSEPKRKEKAHAWRTAIGLQEVDGLQTSVYLQDIARKHIEGDINIEEARKLIHSYYESKTSHAQESLDTEEADKVSANIAKILNEKSFSFSAAGFLSIHRRLFEGVFEFAGKIRDYDITKKEWVLGGATVLYVNYQDLLKAIEYDLQQENNFSYKGLSMDNIVNHIVGFVSNLWQIHPFKEGNTRTTAVFTIKYLRSIGFEVDNDLFANNSWYFRNALVRANYRNVSQEIEPDKRFLISFFRNLMMGEKTELINRSMLINAPANWNKMSHRPTSTRQVPDKYPTSFPALQSLIKILNGKQLSVKEMLFAMKLKDRENFMEKYLSPAMKAGYITMLYPESPKHPHQKYLLTEKGVLLYKEKKF; via the coding sequence ATGCCTAAAAGAAAGCATATAAATTTTGACTCATATATACATGGCAGTGAACCAAAAAGAAAGGAGAAAGCCCACGCATGGAGAACAGCCATTGGACTGCAGGAAGTGGATGGCCTACAAACTTCTGTTTACCTGCAAGATATTGCACGCAAGCATATTGAAGGTGATATAAATATTGAAGAAGCCAGAAAACTTATTCATAGTTATTACGAGTCAAAAACATCACACGCACAAGAGAGTCTAGATACTGAAGAAGCTGACAAAGTCTCAGCAAATATCGCTAAAATTTTGAATGAGAAGTCTTTTTCATTCTCAGCAGCAGGTTTTCTATCAATTCACAGACGTCTTTTTGAAGGCGTATTTGAATTTGCAGGCAAAATTAGGGATTATGATATCACTAAAAAGGAGTGGGTTCTTGGCGGAGCAACAGTACTCTATGTAAACTATCAAGATTTACTTAAAGCCATAGAGTATGATCTGCAGCAGGAAAATAACTTCTCCTACAAAGGGCTATCAATGGATAATATTGTAAACCACATTGTTGGATTTGTTTCAAATTTATGGCAGATTCACCCTTTTAAAGAGGGTAACACACGTACCACTGCGGTTTTTACAATTAAATATTTACGTTCCATTGGGTTTGAAGTGGACAATGATTTATTCGCAAATAATTCATGGTATTTTCGCAATGCATTAGTTCGTGCAAATTATAGAAATGTCAGTCAAGAGATTGAGCCGGATAAACGGTTCCTAATTTCCTTTTTTAGAAACTTAATGATGGGAGAGAAAACGGAACTGATCAACCGCTCCATGCTAATCAACGCTCCGGCCAATTGGAATAAAATGAGTCATCGCCCGACAAGTACCCGACAAGTACCCGACAAGTACCCGACAAGTTTTCCTGCACTGCAATCTTTAATTAAAATCTTGAATGGCAAACAATTATCAGTAAAAGAAATGTTATTTGCCATGAAATTAAAAGATCGTGAAAATTTTATGGAGAAATATCTATCCCCTGCAATGAAAGCCGGATATATCACCATGCTATACCCAGAGAGCCCAAAGCACCCGCATCAAAAATATCTGCTCACAGAAAAGGGTGTGCTACTATACAAAGAAAAAAAATTTTAA
- a CDS encoding flavodoxin family protein: MKALLINGSPHNNGNTAFALTEIGNELNKNGIDYEIIGIGNKPVMGCIACNKCAEKGDCVFQDEAFKKIRAAAIEADAIVIGSPVYYAGPNGALCAILDRLFYSSSDLLMYKPGAAVAVCRRSGDTATLDRLNKYFTINNMPLATSQYWNGVHGAVPGEAAQDKEGMQIMRTLAKNLAWLMKNTHGKETPQPESVRARTNFIR; this comes from the coding sequence ATGAAAGCACTACTAATTAACGGCAGCCCTCACAACAACGGCAACACCGCATTTGCATTAACAGAAATAGGAAACGAGTTAAATAAGAATGGTATTGATTATGAGATAATTGGCATAGGCAACAAGCCAGTCATGGGATGCATTGCCTGCAACAAATGCGCGGAGAAAGGAGATTGTGTTTTCCAAGATGAAGCTTTTAAGAAAATTCGCGCCGCTGCAATAGAGGCAGATGCAATTGTCATTGGCTCACCGGTTTACTATGCCGGCCCCAACGGAGCTCTTTGCGCAATTCTGGACCGCCTGTTCTATTCCAGTTCAGATTTGCTCATGTACAAGCCTGGAGCAGCAGTTGCCGTATGCCGCAGGAGTGGTGATACTGCTACTCTCGACAGGCTTAACAAGTATTTCACTATCAACAACATGCCCCTTGCCACATCACAATATTGGAACGGAGTCCATGGAGCAGTGCCAGGAGAGGCGGCACAAGACAAAGAAGGAATGCAAATCATGCGCACCCTTGCAAAAAATCTTGCCTGGCTAATGAAAAACACCCATGGTAAAGAGACTCCGCAGCCAGAGTCCGTCCGTGCCCGCACCAATTTCATCAGATAG